Genomic DNA from Solanum dulcamara chromosome 4, daSolDulc1.2, whole genome shotgun sequence:
gtcTTTGGAAAATCTTGCCCCCCAAAAAATGGCTGCTAATCGGAGACGGGTTGGAGATGATCGGTTTTATAGCCCGCCGGCGATGAGGAAGCAGCAAAAAATGAAAGCCAAGTCAAGAATTGAAGCGGAGAGTCgaacagagtctgatgatgggGCATCGTCAACGGCGTCGTTTTCATCGATTCGAATTGAGAATTTGACGAATTTCGATCGGTTCTTGGAGCATACCACTCCTAAGGTTCCCGCTCAAGTTTTTCCCAAGGTATGACTTCTTTTGTTTGtgcattgatatttgttatTCAAGCAAATGGTCACTTATCTTGTTTGCCAATCATTAGCCATCAAATTAGTTTGTATGTCTTATCCCATTGGCATTAAGTTGTAGATGTTGGGGAAACAGGAAACTGTGCCTTGATGTAAAAGTTACTGCATTTTAGGTGTTTGTGAGTGTTTTCAGAGTTTGTATTATGACAATGTCAAAGAACATTAATGAGGAGAACTGTATTATTTAAAGCCTGTAAACGATAATCTGTTTCTCACTGAATCCTGCTTGTACCGACCAGACAATATTCTCAGAAACTGGAACCCTACCATTTTGTAACTAAAGGAAATTTATGGAATTTCACCTAGTTTCATGTGGTTATGACTTATGCACATGCCTTTTTTTTTAGATACTTTGGTTGTATCGTGTGTGTAAACCATCTGCATGAATCAGGTGTTCAAATGAAATGGTTTGTTACTTTCTTCTCCCATTTGCATGGAAGACCTAGTTGTGTATTGTGCTTATGAAATGCCAGATTTCTGTTACTTTTATGCTAATTTCTTCCTTAAATCATACGAGTGAATAATGGCTCAACAATTGTCTCCTTGGCTTGTTTATTTGAATGCCTTCGTGTAATTAAGATCTAATCTCCTCATTTGTTCAGTGGCTTATTCATATTGCAACAAAGCAGCAGTTTGTGGAAAACTAGTTTGAATCCTTTGATCTCCTGATACTCAAGTTAATCCAGTGCATTTGCATATGTGCAGACAATCATGAGAGGGATGAGGAATCTCGACAATGATTCCCATCCATACTTCATCTTGGGTGACCTTTGGGAGTCTTTTGGGGAATGGAGTGCATATGGAGCAGGAGTTCCTCTGGTTTTAAATCAGAGTGATTGTGTTGTGCAGTATTATGTGCCATATTTATCTGGGATTCAACTTTACATAGACCCTTCGAGGCCCTCCATCAAGCAAAGGTAAGCTTATTATGTGCACTTTCTGCCTATTTGCTGATGATAAAAATAGTAACTGTTTGGGCcacagggaaagaagtgttgaAGAGTTTCCAGAATAATTTGTCtgatttcttcttattatttaatataaagatGCATTCTCCATTATGTAATAAATGTTAGCACCTTATCaaaaaatatgtaataaatGTTACTAGTTCGGGCTGAATCACAATTGTCCTCGTAAATGTTCACTTCAGTTGTGAGGATGGTGATTTTAGTCTAGATTCTGGTTAGCTTGGGATTTGGTTAAtgtgtaattttattttcttttattttccaaGATTGAATGTGATTCATTCTGTAAAATCCCAAGGTTAATGAGAAGTGGATACCTGTACCTCATGGCCCTGCCCCTGCCATTGCCATTGCCACTGCCACTGCCACTCAATCAAAGTTGAAGTGTGCACCTTCTTCCATGTGTTATATTATAGGATATAGGTTTTCTATGGTTGGTCATTTAAGGCATATTCTTAATTATAAGTTTTGTTATTGAAGCGCTTCAGGTTTTTCATAAATGAACTCTGAGCTCATGTATTGCAGAAAGAGTGACCTTAAAAAATGTTCGAGTAAACATATTTAACAGGGTTATGATGTCTTCTCTTATTGATATGGCCTTGCACAGGTTCAAGGTGTGGCATCAGATGTGCATGTATTGTCCTTGAAGTTGAATTCTGTTGTTGATTATTTGCTCAGCCTTTACTTCTTTGAAGTTTTTATTTTAATCCTTGCTTGACGACGGAGGTATCAAACTGTCTCAAGGCTTTTAATGTTTTAATTGTGCTGCTCATCTCACCTACAAGTGAAAACTAGGTTGAAGTAAGAGCAATATTCTTTAATAATTGAACCATACAGACTGGTCTGTTTTCTTAAAAGTGAGTTCATTTCAATTGATTAGTGCCTTTGCTTGTGGATAACTGGTATGCATTAGCTGCATTTTCTTTCAAATAACAATCTCGGGCTTAACTTTTTCCAGGAGACCAGGTGAAGAAAGTGATGCTGATTCTCTCAAGGAGACAAGTAGTGATGACAGTAGTGAATATGGGGCTGGAGCTTCAAGGGTAGCCAATAAAGTTCATGGAAGTTGGAATCAGCAGAATATAATTGCATCAACAATTGATGGAATCAAACATCTCTCCCTAAAGAAGGATcctttcttggaatcttccagtGATGAGAATGAGATGGGGAACTCTCCTGGTCTCCTTGTATTTGAATATTTTGAGCGAAATCAACCATATGGTCGTGAACCTTTAGCTGATAAGGCAAGTATTTTATCTTCAAACAGAAGTTTGTCTGTCTTCCATTTTTTCCCGTGCCATAGCATTTACATTCTTTTGCCCATACAATTGCAGATTTCAGGCCTTGCATCTAAATTTCCTGAACTGAAGACGTATAAGAGCTGTGATCTGACGGCTGCAAGTTGGATTTCTGTGGCTTGGTATGATTTTCTCCTTTCAGCCTTCAGTGAACAAATATCCTTGTAAACTCATGTGTTGATACTAAATAGTCTTCCCCATTCCATTATGAAGGTATCCCATTTATAGGATACCAACAGGACCAACATTGCAAAATCTTGATGCTTGCTTTTTGACTTACCATTCCCTCTCAACACCTTCTGGTGGTGGTATGTCTTTCATCctatttcttctctatttctgATCAATTCAATGACATGAGCCAGTTGATTGTTTTTGAAATTGCTGACTATCTATTGCTTACACTTTTTGCAGTTGCTAGGACTGACTGGCCTCAACAGCATGGCACAACTACTAGTAAAGGCATCGTCGATGCTGGTATGTCCGCCAAGCTACCTCTCCCAATCTTTGGGCTGGCCTCTTACAAATTCCAAGTATCTTTTTGGTTCCCCGATGGAGTCAATGAATGTCAGAAGGTCAACTCTCTGTTACGAGCTGCTGACAATTGGCTCCGGCTTTTGCAAGTTAATCACCCTGACTATAGTTTTTTTGTGTCTCATAATTCGTATCGAAGGTGAAGCttgtcttattttcttttaagcATAACATCCTGAGATGCTTGTCCGGTTGTACAAGCTTGTCACTGGGT
This window encodes:
- the LOC129887329 gene encoding uncharacterized protein LOC129887329, with the translated sequence MAANRRRVGDDRFYSPPAMRKQQKMKAKSRIEAESRTESDDGASSTASFSSIRIENLTNFDRFLEHTTPKVPAQVFPKTIMRGMRNLDNDSHPYFILGDLWESFGEWSAYGAGVPLVLNQSDCVVQYYVPYLSGIQLYIDPSRPSIKQRRPGEESDADSLKETSSDDSSEYGAGASRVANKVHGSWNQQNIIASTIDGIKHLSLKKDPFLESSSDENEMGNSPGLLVFEYFERNQPYGREPLADKISGLASKFPELKTYKSCDLTAASWISVAWYPIYRIPTGPTLQNLDACFLTYHSLSTPSGGVARTDWPQQHGTTTSKGIVDAGMSAKLPLPIFGLASYKFQVSFWFPDGVNECQKVNSLLRAADNWLRLLQVNHPDYSFFVSHNSYRR